The proteins below are encoded in one region of Bacteroides uniformis:
- a CDS encoding RNA polymerase sigma-70 factor, whose amino-acid sequence MEEHILFSKIQQGDAASFEWLYKKYHPRMYVFCYGLLHDSDKAKDIVQECFIAFWEHRTHIDAPEAISAYLFRIMKNLCVKQIRRDTILNNFSKIETMTLRELELASYTAEHNILNDLYFKDLNKRYLEALDKLPKQCQTIFRMNRNQGMRSDEIAGVLNLSVRTVENQLYRGLKLIKKSLGDYLPVLILLFVKDLFK is encoded by the coding sequence ATGGAAGAACATATTCTCTTTTCCAAAATACAGCAGGGGGATGCCGCTTCTTTTGAGTGGTTGTACAAAAAGTACCATCCCAGGATGTACGTCTTTTGCTACGGATTGTTGCATGACAGTGACAAGGCAAAGGACATTGTCCAGGAGTGCTTTATCGCCTTCTGGGAACATCGTACTCATATTGATGCTCCCGAAGCCATCAGTGCTTACCTGTTCCGCATTATGAAGAATCTCTGCGTGAAACAAATCCGCCGGGATACCATACTGAATAACTTTTCTAAAATAGAGACGATGACCCTGCGGGAACTAGAACTTGCCAGTTATACGGCTGAGCATAATATTTTGAATGATCTTTATTTCAAGGATTTGAATAAGAGGTATCTGGAAGCGCTTGACAAGCTGCCCAAGCAGTGCCAAACCATTTTCAGAATGAATCGGAACCAAGGAATGCGTAGCGACGAGATAGCCGGAGTGCTGAATCTGTCTGTGCGTACCGTTGAGAACCAACTTTACCGCGGACTCAAACTAATTAAGAAATCATTGGGTGATTATCTGCCCGTATTAATTCTGCTATTTGTCAAAGATTTGTTTAAATAA
- a CDS encoding FecR family protein: MMINEDYFIKYLKNELTEEETRQLIAWVKEKKENQDFLFSLKDSYVYLNYENDCKEADTEHEWQKFAQRTGLSQQAGTPPKKKNVSWRRFFLYAAVVVVVAFVGWQANAYYSGISSSVELVTLETEVGQQARTVLPDGSTVLLNACSKLTYSLGGWRKARGVQLEGEAIFDVKHKNGKPFYVHTRHYDIRVLGTNFNVSSYAEEAEDIVTLKNGKVEIDVEGIVENAVLVPGESFVYDNRSGTYKIEKRSLNQIYAWEHKEIVFEGHTLENKKEELSRHFGYRFQIAPELHQLSFKATLRDESLNEFLSLLCSITPQLSYRIDATHKVVELVKLEK, encoded by the coding sequence ATGATGATAAACGAAGATTATTTTATAAAATACCTGAAGAATGAACTGACGGAGGAAGAAACCCGGCAGTTGATAGCTTGGGTGAAGGAAAAGAAGGAGAATCAGGACTTCCTTTTCTCGCTGAAGGACTCTTATGTATATCTCAATTATGAGAATGATTGCAAGGAAGCGGATACGGAACACGAGTGGCAGAAGTTTGCTCAGAGAACCGGTCTGTCACAGCAGGCGGGCACACCTCCAAAAAAGAAGAATGTGTCATGGAGGCGTTTCTTCCTTTACGCCGCTGTTGTCGTGGTCGTTGCCTTCGTGGGCTGGCAGGCCAATGCTTATTACTCTGGTATCAGTTCATCTGTGGAGCTGGTTACTCTGGAAACAGAAGTAGGACAGCAGGCCAGGACTGTGCTGCCAGATGGCTCTACGGTGTTGCTGAACGCTTGTTCCAAACTGACCTATTCATTGGGGGGGTGGCGGAAAGCACGCGGTGTACAGCTGGAGGGAGAAGCGATATTCGATGTGAAGCATAAAAATGGTAAACCGTTTTATGTACATACCCGTCACTATGACATCCGCGTTCTGGGAACGAATTTCAATGTCTCTTCCTATGCGGAAGAAGCCGAGGACATTGTGACCTTGAAAAATGGAAAGGTGGAGATTGATGTGGAAGGTATTGTCGAGAATGCGGTGTTGGTACCCGGGGAAAGTTTTGTCTATGACAACCGCTCCGGAACTTACAAGATAGAGAAGCGTTCGTTGAACCAGATATACGCATGGGAACATAAGGAGATTGTTTTTGAGGGGCATACTCTGGAAAATAAGAAAGAAGAATTGTCCCGGCATTTCGGTTATCGCTTCCAGATAGCGCCGGAGTTGCATCAGCTCAGTTTCAAAGCGACTTTGCGCGATGAAAGCCTGAATGAATTTCTGTCGTTGCTATGTAGCATTACTCCGCAGTTGTCCTATCGCATAGATGCAACCCATAAAGTTGTAGAGTTGGTAAAATTAGAGAAATAG
- a CDS encoding exodeoxyribonuclease X C-terminal domain-containing protein encodes MANPIIPGILQTEQDLLYSKLNAYNQGRASYKEVGAYLVVLPRPEHLQYTLWIYSPLPGRQSIFYICDLSTDIHETLRMASTLCFYSPRSLLLVEYNAKRMQSKGDDIISVGKYHGHFLHEILRIDPAYLTWIAFKFQPRIPKQERFVQIAKIYHSVHLDIQRRKTYQTTGGRFLGKEGEKVENLTLTVFSVRLEDNPYKTQLKGTTPYFYVRQVLKLKDSIGNFVSIRLNARTASRKSCQLPAVEHAYQVGELMEIASARIARTYIIGSTKYTRLTHVKLHIPTG; translated from the coding sequence ATGGCAAATCCAATCATACCCGGCATACTGCAGACTGAACAAGACTTATTGTATAGTAAGCTGAATGCATACAATCAAGGGAGAGCCTCTTATAAGGAAGTGGGCGCCTATCTTGTCGTACTGCCCCGACCGGAGCATCTCCAATATACTTTATGGATTTACTCTCCACTGCCCGGAAGACAGTCCATCTTCTACATTTGCGACCTTTCCACCGACATTCACGAAACGCTGCGGATGGCAAGCACGCTATGCTTCTACTCACCGCGCAGCCTGTTGCTTGTGGAGTACAATGCCAAAAGAATGCAGAGCAAAGGGGACGACATTATCTCCGTAGGCAAATACCACGGACACTTCCTGCACGAAATCCTCCGTATAGACCCTGCCTATCTTACGTGGATAGCTTTCAAATTCCAACCACGCATCCCCAAGCAGGAACGTTTTGTACAGATTGCCAAGATTTACCATTCGGTCCATCTCGACATACAACGGAGAAAAACGTACCAGACCACCGGCGGACGTTTTCTGGGGAAGGAAGGCGAAAAAGTGGAGAACCTGACGCTGACGGTGTTCAGCGTGCGACTGGAGGACAACCCCTACAAGACGCAGCTCAAAGGGACCACTCCTTATTTCTATGTGCGCCAGGTGCTGAAGCTGAAAGACTCCATCGGCAACTTCGTCAGCATCCGGCTGAATGCACGCACGGCAAGCCGGAAATCATGCCAGCTGCCCGCCGTGGAACATGCCTACCAGGTAGGGGAACTGATGGAGATAGCATCGGCACGCATCGCGCGTACCTATATAATAGGAAGTACGAAATACACCCGGTTGACACATGTGAAGCTGCACATCCCTACCGGGTAA
- a CDS encoding porin: protein MKKGALTVLIALLPLAAIAQTPSINEDGKKIEKEKMETKDYLPEVHGTIRAKYEYQTTMGAGRFEVRNARVSVTGNVLPSVAYKAEIDLSDEGQIKMLDAYARLFPTKGLTVTAGQMRVPFTIDAHRSPHQQYFPNRSFIAKQVGNVRDVGFTVGYTLPTDVPITVEGGLFNGSGLTNQKEWHKEVNYSAKAQFLFTKGLNLTLSVQSIQPEEVRMQSYDIGAYYETGRFHIEGEYLYKQYSGNAFKDVHAVNTFINYDLPLRKVFNKMSFLLRYDMMTDQSDAKTADEETGRLTVTDYKRQRLTGGITFSLSKAFRTDLRLNYEKYFYAKNSIAKESEQDKVVLELMVRF, encoded by the coding sequence ATGAAAAAAGGTGCATTGACAGTACTAATTGCCCTGCTGCCGCTGGCCGCAATTGCCCAAACGCCCTCCATCAATGAGGACGGAAAAAAGATTGAAAAGGAGAAAATGGAAACCAAAGACTACCTGCCGGAAGTCCACGGAACCATCCGCGCCAAATACGAATATCAGACCACCATGGGTGCAGGACGTTTCGAAGTACGCAATGCCCGCGTCAGCGTGACGGGCAACGTATTGCCCAGCGTAGCCTACAAAGCCGAGATAGACCTCTCCGACGAAGGCCAAATCAAGATGCTGGATGCCTACGCCCGGCTTTTCCCGACAAAAGGACTGACAGTCACCGCCGGACAAATGCGCGTCCCCTTCACCATCGACGCCCACCGCTCGCCGCACCAGCAATACTTCCCCAACCGCTCGTTTATCGCCAAGCAAGTGGGCAATGTACGGGACGTGGGATTCACAGTAGGATATACCCTGCCTACCGATGTACCTATCACCGTGGAAGGAGGACTTTTCAACGGTTCCGGACTGACCAACCAGAAAGAATGGCACAAGGAAGTGAACTACTCCGCCAAAGCCCAGTTTCTCTTCACCAAAGGACTGAACCTGACACTAAGCGTGCAGAGTATCCAACCGGAAGAAGTACGCATGCAGTCCTATGACATCGGCGCTTACTACGAAACCGGCCGTTTCCATATCGAAGGCGAATACTTGTACAAGCAATATTCCGGCAACGCTTTCAAAGATGTACACGCCGTCAACACCTTCATCAACTACGACCTGCCTCTACGAAAAGTATTCAACAAGATGTCTTTCCTGCTACGCTACGACATGATGACCGACCAGAGCGACGCCAAAACCGCCGATGAGGAAACCGGCAGATTGACAGTGACCGACTACAAACGCCAACGCCTGACGGGCGGCATCACCTTCAGCCTCAGCAAGGCATTCCGCACAGACCTCCGGCTGAACTACGAGAAATACTTCTATGCCAAAAACAGCATAGCGAAAGAGTCGGAACAAGACAAGGTGGTATTGGAATTGATGGTACGCTTCTGA
- a CDS encoding WD40/YVTN/BNR-like repeat-containing protein, whose product MKRQLFLAGISLILGGMPMLAQDISPVNSVSYEWKSVPIVGGGFVDGIVFHPEAPGVRYCRTDMGGAYRWDAASNQWTPLLDWISLDESNLQGVESIAIDPQNPQNVYIACGTYTSSSNGAILCSYDGGRTFARIDVPFTMGGNENGRGNGERMMVDPQNGNIIYMGTRLHGLWRSMDKGQSWARVVSFPDVSEKFNPADRAAWGNRGSGIVCIVYDVQGTQDGRGTRDIYVAASLMGRENLFVSHDYGESWQPVEGQPVQYRPTHMVLTGDGQLVLTYGDTPGPSQMEDGGVWKYDIRKDKWTDISPVRLSDGGKAGFGYAAVSVDARNPKHLIASTHSLGGKHGYKSDEMFRTTDGGKSWKPIFKTGYEYDYSKAPYTEVAPLHWMFDIEIDPADAEHAMFTTGFGGWETFNLSAVERGEPVKWSIMSAGIEETVPLELYAPEKGARLISGIGDYGGFTHFDLNRPDSLGSHANPHFGNTNGVTGAWLKQDLIVRVGTLFGHQPGAKTISYSEDGGRHWTMCATVPTEKSRNGHIAVAADGSSWIWTPDRSEAYLTRDKGASWQSCRGLPKNIRIIADKVNPQRFYAVDAVAEILYSSEDGGATFHADTLNLTVKRFQRGNAGAAVRRGDPRGGQDRIYATPGHEKDLWIAAYDGLYRSAASEKFDFRALDKVRTIYAFGFGKAKPGNDYPAIYLIGVVNGQYGFFRSDDAANSWVRINDDAHQYGLVLHICGDMQEYGRVYIGTHGRGIVTGVPAS is encoded by the coding sequence ATGAAAAGACAGTTGTTTTTAGCAGGAATAAGTTTGATACTGGGCGGCATGCCGATGCTCGCCCAAGATATATCTCCGGTGAATTCCGTTTCTTACGAATGGAAGAGCGTACCGATAGTGGGAGGAGGCTTTGTGGACGGTATCGTTTTTCACCCAGAAGCTCCTGGTGTCCGTTATTGCCGCACCGATATGGGAGGAGCCTACCGGTGGGACGCTGCTTCCAACCAGTGGACGCCCTTGCTGGACTGGATAAGTCTGGATGAAAGTAATCTGCAGGGGGTGGAGAGCATTGCCATCGACCCGCAGAATCCGCAGAACGTGTATATTGCCTGCGGTACGTATACCAGTAGCTCCAATGGGGCCATACTTTGTTCTTATGATGGCGGCAGAACCTTTGCCCGTATCGATGTGCCCTTTACGATGGGCGGCAACGAGAACGGGCGTGGTAATGGGGAACGGATGATGGTGGACCCGCAGAATGGGAATATCATTTATATGGGAACCCGTTTGCATGGTTTGTGGCGCAGTATGGATAAGGGGCAGAGCTGGGCACGGGTGGTGTCTTTCCCGGATGTCTCCGAGAAGTTCAATCCTGCCGACCGTGCTGCATGGGGGAATCGCGGTAGTGGCATTGTCTGCATAGTCTACGATGTACAAGGTACTCAAGATGGGCGTGGTACCCGTGACATTTATGTGGCGGCTTCATTGATGGGAAGGGAAAATCTGTTCGTGAGCCACGACTATGGTGAAAGCTGGCAGCCGGTTGAGGGACAGCCGGTGCAGTATCGTCCCACACATATGGTTTTGACCGGTGACGGCCAATTAGTATTGACGTACGGAGATACTCCCGGTCCGAGTCAGATGGAGGACGGTGGAGTTTGGAAGTACGATATACGTAAAGACAAATGGACGGACATTTCGCCCGTCCGACTGTCCGATGGCGGAAAAGCGGGATTTGGCTATGCAGCTGTATCAGTGGATGCCCGTAATCCGAAACATCTGATTGCCAGTACACACAGCTTGGGAGGCAAACACGGTTATAAGAGTGATGAGATGTTCCGTACGACCGACGGTGGCAAAAGCTGGAAACCGATTTTCAAGACGGGATATGAGTATGATTATTCTAAAGCTCCCTATACAGAGGTGGCGCCCCTGCACTGGATGTTCGACATTGAGATAGACCCTGCTGACGCCGAACATGCCATGTTTACCACCGGTTTCGGCGGTTGGGAAACTTTCAACCTGTCGGCCGTGGAACGCGGGGAACCGGTGAAATGGAGCATCATGTCTGCCGGTATTGAAGAGACCGTGCCCCTCGAACTTTATGCTCCCGAAAAAGGCGCGCGCCTGATTTCCGGTATCGGTGACTATGGTGGCTTTACGCATTTCGACCTCAATCGGCCCGATTCGTTGGGCAGCCATGCCAATCCTCATTTCGGAAATACGAATGGAGTGACGGGTGCCTGGCTGAAGCAGGATTTGATAGTCAGGGTTGGTACACTGTTCGGCCATCAGCCGGGTGCAAAGACCATTTCATATTCAGAAGATGGGGGCAGGCACTGGACTATGTGTGCCACCGTTCCGACGGAAAAGTCTCGTAATGGGCATATCGCCGTGGCAGCAGACGGCTCTTCTTGGATTTGGACACCCGACCGCTCGGAGGCTTATCTGACCCGTGATAAGGGGGCTTCTTGGCAATCTTGCCGTGGTTTGCCTAAGAATATCCGCATCATTGCAGACAAGGTGAACCCCCAACGTTTTTATGCTGTAGATGCTGTGGCCGAAATATTGTATAGCAGCGAGGATGGTGGGGCGACTTTTCATGCCGACACATTGAATTTAACTGTTAAACGGTTCCAACGGGGTAATGCCGGTGCCGCCGTACGAAGAGGAGATCCGCGTGGAGGACAAGACCGTATCTACGCTACTCCCGGTCATGAAAAAGATTTGTGGATTGCAGCTTATGATGGTTTGTACCGCTCTGCTGCTTCAGAAAAATTTGATTTCCGTGCTTTGGATAAGGTACGTACCATCTATGCTTTTGGTTTCGGCAAGGCAAAGCCAGGCAATGATTATCCTGCCATCTATCTGATAGGCGTAGTCAACGGGCAATACGGTTTCTTCCGTTCTGACGATGCGGCGAACTCTTGGGTACGTATCAACGATGATGCCCATCAATATGGCCTGGTATTGCATATCTGCGGTGACATGCAGGAATATGGGCGGGTTTATATAGGGACACATGGTCGGGGAATTGTGACGGGAGTACCTGCGTCATAA
- a CDS encoding Gfo/Idh/MocA family protein: MDKVRTAFIGVGYRGKQLFRLLQNIPFFQVQAVADPGVKSSEISGIPCYNQGEDACLDMLKEHHPELVFIASPWQYHVQHALLCVEHGCHVALEIKGGLYIDEYTPLMELAEQHGCRVYPLENTLFMRENLSILNIVESGLLGEIVYMRGGYRHDLRHLLLDDAGNIGNREKTESVWRSKFYQEENGDLYPTHGLAPLCMIAGINRKDRIRSLTSFASKPAGMLQRIKDLGGNTDVEIRTGDVVITQLETENGILLSLTHDTTLPRPRSLDFEIQGTKGIWQGDRRLIYIEGSSPDETWEADRTYIDCYEHSYWQQWGRKALEVDSHHQGMDYIMLKALEADLKEEYPYPATLDDLALWTSVTPWSKISISERRTVRL; the protein is encoded by the coding sequence ATGGATAAGGTGAGGACTGCTTTTATCGGTGTGGGATACCGTGGCAAACAACTGTTTAGATTATTGCAGAATATACCTTTCTTTCAGGTTCAGGCAGTTGCCGACCCGGGTGTGAAGTCGTCGGAAATATCCGGTATCCCTTGCTATAACCAAGGGGAGGATGCCTGCCTTGACATGCTGAAGGAGCATCATCCGGAATTGGTGTTTATCGCCTCTCCCTGGCAATACCATGTGCAGCATGCCTTGCTATGTGTGGAGCACGGGTGCCACGTGGCGTTGGAGATTAAGGGAGGGCTCTATATTGATGAATATACTCCTTTGATGGAACTGGCAGAGCAGCATGGCTGCCGCGTATATCCTTTGGAGAATACACTTTTTATGCGCGAAAACCTTTCCATTCTCAATATAGTGGAATCAGGTCTGTTGGGAGAGATTGTCTACATGCGAGGTGGCTATCGGCACGACCTGCGGCACTTGTTGCTGGACGATGCGGGCAATATCGGTAATCGGGAAAAGACGGAAAGCGTCTGGCGTAGCAAGTTCTATCAAGAGGAGAACGGTGACCTTTATCCCACCCATGGTCTGGCTCCCCTTTGCATGATTGCGGGCATCAACCGGAAAGACCGGATTAGAAGTCTTACCTCATTCGCCTCCAAACCGGCGGGCATGTTGCAGCGTATCAAAGACCTCGGTGGAAATACAGATGTAGAGATACGGACGGGAGATGTTGTCATCACTCAGTTGGAAACGGAAAACGGCATCCTTCTCTCGCTGACCCACGACACCACCTTGCCCCGTCCGCGCAGTTTGGACTTCGAGATACAAGGCACGAAAGGAATCTGGCAGGGAGACAGACGGCTTATATATATAGAAGGGAGCAGTCCCGATGAGACTTGGGAGGCGGACCGTACTTATATAGACTGCTATGAACATTCCTATTGGCAACAGTGGGGTAGGAAGGCACTGGAAGTTGATAGCCATCATCAGGGGATGGACTACATCATGTTGAAAGCTCTGGAAGCAGACTTAAAGGAGGAATACCCTTATCCGGCCACATTAGATGATTTGGCTTTATGGACATCCGTCACGCCTTGGTCGAAAATCTCTATCTCTGAACGAAGAACCGTTCGTTTGTGA
- a CDS encoding Gfo/Idh/MocA family oxidoreductase yields the protein MDKIRTGLAAYGMSGRVFHAPFISTNPHFELTAVTERSKELSREKYPDACIVRSFEELIGLEGLDLVVINTPDSTHYEYARRALEAGKHVVVEKPFTTTVAEAEELVALAASRGLTLSVYQNRRWDGDFLTVKEILSKGLLGHLVEFESTFPRYRNFIKPNTWKETGQDGGGLTYNLGAHVIDQAVQLFGMPEAVFADIATLRKDSKVDDYFIIHLLRPSKAPEVKITLKSSYLMCASEPRFVLHGREGSYVKYGFDPQEAALNEGVLPVTPHWGEEDKSSWGILHTEKGGRIVHEPYPSLPGDYAAFYENIYRHICHGEPLQSDAREVVGVIRLIEAGWESSRMQRVVRI from the coding sequence ATGGACAAAATAAGAACTGGATTAGCCGCTTACGGAATGTCGGGACGTGTTTTCCATGCTCCCTTCATCTCCACCAACCCTCATTTTGAATTGACTGCCGTTACGGAGCGCAGTAAGGAACTCTCCCGGGAAAAGTATCCCGACGCTTGTATTGTGCGGAGTTTTGAGGAACTTATCGGACTGGAAGGGTTGGATTTGGTTGTCATCAACACACCGGACAGCACTCATTATGAGTATGCCCGCCGCGCCCTCGAAGCTGGCAAGCATGTGGTTGTGGAGAAGCCTTTCACTACCACCGTGGCAGAAGCTGAGGAGCTGGTGGCACTTGCCGCAAGCCGGGGGCTGACCTTGAGCGTTTACCAGAATCGCCGGTGGGACGGCGATTTTCTGACGGTCAAGGAAATACTGTCCAAAGGCCTGCTGGGACATCTGGTGGAGTTTGAATCCACCTTCCCCCGTTATCGTAATTTTATCAAGCCGAATACTTGGAAGGAAACCGGACAAGATGGCGGTGGCTTGACCTATAACCTGGGCGCCCACGTCATAGACCAGGCTGTGCAGCTGTTCGGTATGCCCGAAGCCGTCTTTGCAGATATTGCCACGTTGCGCAAGGACAGCAAGGTAGACGACTACTTCATCATTCATTTGCTACGCCCCTCAAAGGCACCCGAAGTAAAGATAACGCTGAAATCCAGCTATCTGATGTGTGCGAGCGAACCCCGTTTCGTCCTCCACGGCAGGGAAGGTTCTTACGTGAAATATGGTTTCGACCCGCAGGAAGCCGCCTTGAACGAAGGCGTATTGCCCGTCACTCCGCACTGGGGCGAGGAGGACAAATCCTCTTGGGGGATACTTCATACGGAAAAGGGCGGTAGAATCGTGCATGAACCTTATCCAAGCCTTCCCGGTGATTATGCAGCTTTTTACGAGAATATCTATCGGCATATTTGTCACGGCGAACCTTTGCAGAGCGATGCCCGCGAGGTGGTCGGAGTCATCCGCTTGATAGAGGCAGGCTGGGAAAGCAGCCGTATGCAGCGTGTGGTTCGTATCTGA